ACTGTATATCCTAAACTTTTATGGTGAACAAAATGCATGGTTCTCGTTGTAAATACCCTAAAACTACGTGTTGGGGTAACTTTGATCgatttttttctccctttgaTATATCTTATTGGGAGCTAGGTTTCCAACAATCGATCTCTTGTTTGATCAACAAGTTTTATAATTTCGTTTTTGCAGGCTACTTGTCACCTTTTCCCTGATCAACTTCATAAATTTCGTCCATCGAGGAGCCGTTGCGAGCAACGGTGTGAATGGCAGTCCTAAAATTTGCACACCAAGCGGGCAATGTACACCCGGGAGCGGGATTCAGTAAGTATCAATCCCCTGATCAAAAGGATTGGTTTCATCTTATATGGtttatttttcccaaatttttcatcaaatttcaTCGTGCCCATATGAATTGTGAACCGTCAAAACTTGTAAAGAATGGGAACTCGGCAAGCTAAATTCGAGTTTCATTTATTTAAGTTGTGTCCTACTTTTTCGAAAAGAGAATTTGTACGTTTGGTGGGTTTCTCGATCGGGGTGTATGAcaattttcttaagaaaaattccaaaaagcCCTTAGCGGAGCAACTTAGCTTAGTACGTAGAACGGAAGAAAACAATCCGTTTCCTTAATTTCATTCATGTGTCCATGCCTTAATTGTGTGCAACTTCATGCCCATAATCTCACAAATATGAGCCAAAATTTTGTTTAACTTGTCTTATTTTAATTTGCTAGCTACATGCATGTGGTATACCGAGTCCGTTCCAGTAACTcaaaaaagttttttatttgtaatttttaagcttaaaaataacgAGCTtactgaaatctaaaaatatgcactatggatcttgtttgaatcgagatctttcaaacaatgcgaaaaaaagttaaaaaattattttcgtaagcacattatttttaagtttgaaaatttaaaataagtacttactatattttttaagaaggttagTGGAATGGGCCGGGTATTCTCTTTCAGGTATTTTAGAAGTTCTAAGTAGTCTTATTAATTTCTTGTGGTATACAGGGGAGCTTTAAACCTAAGTAACTTTCAAGACGGCTTTCTCTCTTCTGCTTTCATGATTGGACTTATAGTGGCATCCCCAATATTTGCTTCACTGGTGAAGAGGTAAGATATATTTATTGCAGAGAGCATTCGTTGGCCGGTGACCGCGCGCACCGGCCAACTAATCTTATGGCATTTCGCAACTTATAACTGAAAATGAGTACTGGTTTTGTTAATTTTCTCCTAGCGCTTTACAGTACTGGAGCTCACTTTTTTTTCACCTGCATGAAATTTGGCAGTTATAATCCGTTCAGGCTTATCGGAGTTGGATTGACAGTTTGGACTTTCGCCATCGCTGGTTCTGGTTTTCCAATTGATTTCTGGTTCATCATTGCCTGCCGCGTGTAGGTTTTGTCCCATGGATTATAATAATACATGCAGTATTGTGACAGGACTTTCAATTGCTTCTGTTCATCTCTTTCTTCTTACTCTGCTCATTCATGGTGTTAATTTTTAGGCTAGTTGGTGTCGGCATAGCTCCTTTTGTAAGTATTGGCGCGCCATACATTGACGACATTGCTCCACTCGCTCAGGTTACTTTACTTGCTTTGTTTCTGATACGAGCTACCTACATCTGAATGTTTAAGATATCAAACGATCACCTATTTTCCATAGCATGTTTTTATTTTCGCGCTTTAAAGCGAACTAACGGGAGCAATAtgcccccttttttttgtgtacCAGAAAGCGACATGGCTCGGAATATTCTATACGTGTATACCCGCGGGATTTTCTGTTGGCTATGTTTACGGTGGATTGGTAGGTTTAAACTTCATTGACTACTACATTATAATcaatttaatttctataaagggtctttttttttcctgttaatTTGTTGCGTGTAATTTGATTTTATAGGTTGGAGATAACTTGGGCTGGCGTTACGCATTCTTTGGACTGGCCATTGTGATGTCCCCATTTGCAGTTATTGGTTTTCTGGCAAAACCATTGAAGCTGAAAGGTGCATGAGATGCTTGGATTTGTTATGATTCTATCTCTTTTAGCCTTTTGTAGCCAATGCTAATCTATTTGTGGATACAGGTTGTTCTCCGACTGAAATGAAAAAAGCATCGTCGTCTGGTGCAGAGACGTCTGTCTCGGAAGCTAAAGGTGTGTTTGCTGTGATTGCGTTGCATGAGTTGTGTTTTAACTTACTTTTCTTAAACTCGAATGATATGACAATAAGAAACCTTCCATTCATAAGTTGTATCGATTGGGTTTAAGAGTCCCATCTATCGACAAGCCTAACTCCTTTTCCGATGTTACTATATTTATCTTCTTTTCCGATAAGAATTTGATGAAGTACTTTTTTGTAAAATGCAGACGACTCAACTGGCAACGATGGTGCCGAGCGACCCGTGAAGGAAGAGATCATTGATCAAGACTCAAAAGGACCATCCAAGTGAGGGCTCTCCCTATTGAGACTTTAACCTTTTGTTACGTACACTGTGTTCCTGGCTAGCATTGCCGTTTTATACTGTAGGATTTTTGTTATGGCATCTGTGCAAGCTCAGTAAGAGGCAGGAATATCCATTTGATCGATTTCgctgaaactctctctctctctctctctctctctctctctttgttgcAGTTCATCAAGATTTGTGAAAGATTTGAAAGTTCTTTTGCTTGACAAGGTTTACGTCGTAAATGTTTTAGGTATTGATTTCGTTACACTtaaaattctggttccgtctCTGCCGTTATCCTAGATGAGTATTGATTTGCTAGTTTTCCTGCTTCCAGGTAACATAGCGTACAACTTTGTCCTGGGTGCATATTCATATTGGGGGCCCAAAGCTGGTTATGGTATCTATCAAATGGTAAACTAAACAAACTCTCCTTCATTTCTCGATTTTATTTATCTAATAAAATAATAGCATATGACAATTGGTGAAAAAAGTAATTAAGTTCCTCcacaattttatttattatatgcGTCTTTTGGCAGAAAAATGCGGATATGATATTCGGCGGGGTTACAATGGTGTGTGGAATAGTGGGAACATTAGCGGGAGGTTTTGTCCTCGACAAAATGACATCCACAATCTCCAACGCTtttaaggtaatttttttttggacaatagATATTACCTTTTGTAATTGAATTAATGgctattgaatttttttttctttactaaTTCTTTTGAGAATTGAAGATTAAATACTAATATACACACGAGAGTACAAAATTGTAGTACTAATTAAGCAACCTATTCAATTTTTTGCCCATATCTAAAATTTGTTCTCATTTGGTTTTGCACAAGTTCTTAATGAGAActataaaagagttttcagTTATCTGAAATATCAATCTCGCATGTTGTGGTCGTTTACTAATCGTGACGTTGAATTTCTCTATTTTCATTCGCGTTTTTTATATATACTTTTGTCTCGTTTGagtaattttttcgttttttcatttttttttgcagcttcTCTTTGCAGCAACGTTTATAGGAGCTGCCTTGTGCTTTTCGGCCTTTTGTTTCAAGAGCCTATATGTTTTCATTGCTCTTTTCACTGTTGGCGAACTACTTTTATTCGGCACGCAGGTAATAATGCACCTTACAAAGCAGACGCGTACCGGGTAGTTTACTATATCGTGCTAATTTCAATAACAttcgatatatatatacacacatccATTTTGCAGGGTCCCGTGAATTTTATATGTCTACAATGCGTTCAACCGAGTATGAGACCGATTTCAATGGCCATGTCAGTAGTTGCGATTCACGTATTCGGCGATGTGCCCTCTGCTCCACTCGTTGGGGTTCTCCAGGTTTGCATGCCCTCCCCTCCTCCATAGGTTGCATATTGCGAACAGGATGAATTAACAATTTGTCTATCTTATGATTAATTTGCTAAACCATTGTTACGCCATTGCTGAATCGTGAATTCTATCAAGTTTTTTCGCGTATTTGCTTCTTTATTTTCGCTCAATTTCACTAATCGTACGTGCCTATTTTCGTTACTTGATGACCTAAATTTAGTTCGTTCTTCAGGATTACCTTAAAGACTGGAGGAAGACTACTTTGATCCTGACATCAATTTTGTTTCTGGCAGCCATAATATGGTTCATAGGTAATACACTAATACTTCACCGAATCAGAATTTCCTTAAAATCAACATTCTTAAATATATTAAGCTTCATTAATTTCGGTAAATGGATTCTTGCATGCTACACAAAAAGGGTGGTGGCTTATTAATCTCCTTTTCAATACCCCTTTGGACGTGTTAGGATCATAGGCCTTATACATTGATTCCTAATTTGTTTTCTAAATCACTCTTCAAttttatgatccaaacacaTCGTCAAGGTATGAGCTTTTCCAGCTAAACTGTTGATCATTGATAATAACCCTATCTTACTCAGTTGGAAAGTTTTCGACATCGAACTCACACAGATTCTCATTTAAGACCTTCCATTTGCCGTGATTTCCCAAGAAATTAGTAATTCGGCCCCTTtgatttacatttttttttttttttaaaactctttcCCCTTTAAATTCCCATAATCTAAACAATTTTTACAAGGAATCCTTTTTTTGCAAATTCCTATTTTTGGCCACTAATTGGTAGTGAATAGTGATATTGTGTTTACTTTTTGTGTACTTTGGCAGGGATCTTTCTCTACAAGGGAGGAAAATCTAATGGAGATAGTGAGAATCAAGTAGCAATGGTCAGCAAATCCAATGAGACACCGGTGGTTGATGAGATGGCTATTGAAAGGACAAATTCTTCTTCTGCCAAACCATGATTAATTCCTCTCCCTCATGCACTTGGTTCTTTTGATGTTTTTCTCACTGCTAAATActggagttttttttattagattgAATTGTTTCCATGTTTCAATAGTTTCATAATACGTTACAAGGTTTTAATATGATCATGTTAGATGAATATggaaggaattttgatttg
The sequence above is drawn from the Rhododendron vialii isolate Sample 1 chromosome 6a, ASM3025357v1 genome and encodes:
- the LOC131328708 gene encoding probable sphingolipid transporter spinster homolog 2; translated protein: MARVSSEATWFTPIRLLVTFSLINFINFVHRGAVASNGVNGSPKICTPSGQCTPGSGIQGALNLSNFQDGFLSSAFMIGLIVASPIFASLVKSYNPFRLIGVGLTVWTFAIAGSGFPIDFWFIIACRVLVGVGIAPFVSIGAPYIDDIAPLAQKATWLGIFYTCIPAGFSVGYVYGGLVGDNLGWRYAFFGLAIVMSPFAVIGFLAKPLKLKANANLFVDTGCSPTEMKKASSSGAETSVSEAKGVFAVIALHELCFNLLFLNSNDMTIRNLPFISYDSTGNDGAERPVKEEIIDQDSKGPSKIFVMASVQAHSSRFVKDLKVLLLDKVYVVNVLGNIAYNFVLGAYSYWGPKAGYGIYQMKNADMIFGGVTMVCGIVGTLAGGFVLDKMTSTISNAFKLLFAATFIGAALCFSAFCFKSLYVFIALFTVGELLLFGTQGPVNFICLQCVQPSMRPISMAMSVVAIHVFGDVPSAPLVGVLQDYLKDWRKTTLILTSILFLAAIIWFIGIFLYKGGKSNGDSENQVAMVSKSNETPVVDEMAIERTNSSSAKP